ATTTGGAATATCATTGGCCTTAAATGTTTTAATTGTTTTAGTTCGAAAAGGACTTGGTAGGGGACTTTTTAAACCACTTATTGATTTAAACCGTAGTCGAATAATTCATAGTCGTGCTAAAAATAAATATACTAATTTAATGACTCAAGCCGAACGAGATAAAATCTTAAATCAAGAAAGACGTGAGTATGATAAAGAGCTTAATAACAAAGCAAAAAATCGACAATACAAAGAAACTAATAATTTATGCTTTTATCTACTAATTGCTATTTCTGTTTTAGCATTTTTAATTTTAATTCCATTTTTCATCTTAAAAATTAGATGGTAAAATATTTGCAAAAGAGGTGAACAAAGTGAAATATTTAATTGGAAATTTAAAAATGAATTTAACATATCTAGAAAGTAAAGGATACCTTGAAAAAATTTCTGAAGGTTATGATAACTTAGTGGTTAATCCGAATGTAAAATTAGGAATGGCATTTTCACATGATGCAATTTCTTTGGCTACTAAATACCCCGATCGAAAATTTTGATTAGGCACACAAAACATTGCTCACAAAATTAAAGGAGCATTGACTGGTGAAGTATCCATTAAAAGTGTTGAAGAACTAGGTCTTGATTTTGTCTTAATTGGACATAGCGAACGTCGTTGTTTATTTAATGAAAATAATGAACTAATAAACGAAAAATTAGCATTATTAGCAAAAACCAAAATAAAAGCTATTTTATGTATTGGTGAAAATTATGAAGAATTTATCGGGGGCAAAACTGAAGATGTGATTAAAAATCAGCTAGAAATTGCCCTAAAAAATATCGATATTTTTGATAATTTATTAATTTCTTATGAACCGGTATATTGTATTGGAAATGGAATTATTCCAAAAAATGAACATATTCAAAAAATTGTTAACTTAATTCAAAAGCTAACTAATAAAAATATCCCAATATTATATGGTGGATCGGTTTGTAAAACTAATATTTCAGAAATGGCAAAAATTAAAAATCTTTCTGGCTTCTTAGTTGGCACATCTGCTATAAATCCTGACGATTTTATTGAATTGTCAAAAATTTTATAAAAAAACAAGACCAATTATTGATCTTGTTTTTTTGTCAGTTTCCTGATATGGTACGCGAGGAGGGACTTGAACCCTCACGCCATGGAGCATTAGTGCCTAAAACTAACGTGTCTGCCAATTTCACCACTCGCGCATATATGGTGCCGTTTATAGGACTTGAACCTACGACCTACTGATTACAAGTCAGTTGCTCTGCCAACTGAGCTAAAACGGCTTGTTACATTGCTTTATTATTATATAAAAAAAATATTTTTTTTCTCAAAAAAAATAATAAAAATTGTTAGCCTAAAACTAACAAAATTTAATTATTAATGAAGTTTTCCAATTTGATAGAATTTGTCTTGAATTGAACTTTTAATTTTAGCAATGGTAATACATACTGCGCCAATGCCAGCATGAATGGCAATATCAAGTGAAGTTTTTATACTCATTAGTTTAACTTTATTGCCGACAATTTCTTTAGATATTTTAACTAAATAATCTAAATCGCTACTATTAGCATGAATAAATATTAAATGCATTTCGGGATCGTTTTTATTAATCTTATCAGCCATATCTTTTATTTGCTTTTCAATTGATTTTAAAAATACCCGACCAATACTATCTTTTTCTAAAATTCCATTCTCTAGTTTAATAATTGGAACAATTTTCAATAATTTAGCGATGGCGGCAGCTGTTTTAGATAGTCTACCACCTTTAACTAAAGCATCATTATATTTGGGAATAAGTAATAATCTTTCATGTGGTTGATCAAAAATTTTCATCGCATTTTCTAGTGATTCCCCATTTTTTATACTTTCTTCAAATAATAATAAGTCTCTAACTATTAAATATGAAATCTTTTTTGATTGAACAACATGAACTTTTTTATTATCTTTAAATAATTGAGTTATGTTTGGAACTTGTGATGATAATTCAGTTGATATGCCATAAATAATGATTTTGTCATAATCATTTAAATATTTATTGACAGTATTTTCTGAAATGCCTGGAGGTGTAGCATATGTTAAGGTTTCTACTTTTTTGTTATTATCTCAAATCTTTTCAAACTCATCAACATTCATATCCACGCCATTTTGATAAATCTTTTTGTCAATTTCACTTTGCATTGGCAACATATCTCATCCAAAATCATTAGCTTCTTTTTTTGAAAGACCAGCTGATGAATCTATAATTATTTTAATTTTCATTTTCTCTCCTCCAATATCTTGTGTAATATTAAATAGATATATTATAATATGATATGTATTTTATTTATTTAAATAATAAATCTAGTTAAAAAACCAAAGGAAAACAATGGAAAAAAATGTATTAATTGACCTAAAAAAACGCAAAGTTTTTAATAATATTTCAAGTGAAGAAAAATTTTATAAATTAACAAATAATGTTGGGGTATATAGTGGTTTTGATCCGACAGCCGAGAGTTTGCACTTAGGCAATTATATCCAAATAGTTTCATTACTTCGTTTTAAAAAATATGGTTTTCAACCTATTGCTATTCTCGGGGGAATCACCGGAATGATTGGCGATCCCAGTTTTAGAAATAGTGAGCGTAAATTTCTTGATAATTTAACACTTGAAAAAAACAAAATAGCCATTAAAAAACAACTTGAATCATTCGAATTGAAAGTTATCGATAATTATGAATTCTATCAAAATTGAACATTAATCGATTTTCTAAGAAAAATTGGAAAATTAATTAATGTCAATTATCTACTAGAAAAAGATAGTATTGCAACAAGATTGTCATCAGGTCTGACTTTTACTGAATTTAGCTATCAATTAATTCAAGGATGAGATTTTAAAACCTTATTTGAAAAAAATAATGTAAAAATCCAACTTGGTGGCTCAGATCAATGAGGTAATATTACAACCGGACTTGAAATGATTAGAAAATTATACGGTGAAAATGCAGATGCTCTTGCGATTACAACTAATTTACTAGTCGATGAAAATGGTGTAAAATTTGGAAAAAGTACCGGTGGCGGTTCTTTATGACTTAATAAAGATATGACATCTCCTTATGCAATTTATCAATTTTTATTAAATCAAAGTGATGTGAAAATTGAGGAATATTTAAAATGATTAACTTTTTTAGATATTGATAAAATTGATGAAATTATTGCAAATCATAATCTTGATAGAAAACAAAGAATTGCCCAAAAAACGCTTGCTTATGAAGTTGTTAAAGATATTCATTCACGGAATATTGCAAATCATTGCATCAAAATTAGTGAAGCACTATTTTCAAAGCATGCTACTCTTAATTTAGAAGACATTGAGATGCTTCTTGGTTTTCTTAAAGTATATGAACTACCGTCTCATCAAGAAAAATTTATCGATTTTATTAAATCTTCAGGAATATCACTTTCAAATCGTGAAATTCGTGAATTCATTGCTAAAAAATCATACGAATTAGACGGTAAAATTATTGAAGATGAAAATTCAATAATTGAATTTAATAAATACAATCAAAAATATGCTTTATTAAAAAAAGGTAAAAAAGAATTTATTATTCTAAAAAACAGTTTGATAAAATAATGCTATTTATTGATGTAGTTATTCAACTAAAATAAATTTAAAGCAAGTTATGTTCTAACTTATTTTTTTTATTTTTATTTTTATCAAAAAGCTATTAAAAAATAAGAATTTTTTAAAAAAATGTCAAATTTTAAAATAATTTCTTTTTCTTTAAATTTGTTAATTTAAGAAAATAACAATATTTTTATAGTTTTTGTTTATTAATAAAGTTAATATTAATTAAATCAATTATTAAAATTTAATTTTTAAAATTTATATGTTAATATAAAAGTATGCAAATTTAATTTATTAATTGAGAATTTTGATAATTTGATAAACCAATTTTTAGCTTATGTTTAGAAAATGTAAAGTTGATTTTAGGATCTTTTCTTAGAATATCAAAAAACACCGTTCTATGTAAATTTATAAGTTAAAAAATTAAATTAATTCTAGGTTTTATTTAAAATCAAAATTCCTAACAAATAAATAAAAAAATGAAAGGAAAATTAAAATGAAACCAAAAACATTTTTTGCAAATGATACTTATCGAATTTTAAAAATTGGTTTTCTATCACTCTCCTTATTAGTGATTTTTAATATCTTGTTTATCAGAAATACAGCCGCAACCAATAGTTATTTAATTTTTGGCAAAAAAATACCATTTTATGAAGCATTTGAATCGAGTTTATATATTGAATATTTTACCATTGCTTTTTTATCACTGCTTGTCATCTCGGAACTATTATTTTTTGCTTTTACATTTATCAAAAAAAGAGAAATAAAAAGAAAATTGGATCTTTGTAGAAATATTCCGGCTGCCGCAACTAGTTTGGGTTTTGCAATTATAATCTCAGCAATTGCCATCGGTCTTAGCAGTGCATCACTTCGTAATTCTTATTATTTGAGTACATTAATTGTCAATATTATAATTGCCATTTATTATTTGTTGTATAACGTTTATAGATTTAGTATGTCACTACTTTATTCAAGAAATAAAATTACTTTAATGGCAAGTGAATCAAAAAAGGATTATTCAATATTCATTAGTACTATCAATTTATTAGTTTTATTAATGATTTCATTCATTATTTTTGCCGAAGTAAATGCTCACTATAGCATTTGACAACATAACTGTAAGACTGATGAGCGAAAAATAGGTATGGAATGTTATAGAAATATTCCAGAATCAAAATTTAACTTATCGAATTATATTATTATTTCATATAGCATTTTAATTATCTTCACAATTGCCACTTGTATATTAGCTTTTTTAACATTAAAAATTTCAAAGCTTCAAACTGTACTGTCGCAAAAAGTTATTAAGCCTATTCTTTATTCACTAATAGTAGCAATTTATGTTGCCTTTATGATTATTAACTTGATAAATGCCAATAATATCGCAATTTATTTAGCATATAGTTATATTATGGGTGGCTTTATAATCTTTTTACCCCTTGTTCCAAGAATAATTAAAAATTCAAATACTCAAAATGTAGAGATAAACAAATAAACATTAATATTTGAAATTAACAATTCATTTACACTAAATTAAAATAAAAATCAGCACATTATTAATGCTGATTATTTTTATACCATTATTATTTGGTTTTTTTGATTTCTTTAAGTCTAGCGCTTTTACCTTTAAGATCTCTCATGTAGTATAATTTAGCTCTTCTAACTTTGTTTCTACGAATTACTTCAATGTTTGAAACAAGTGGTGAATTAATTTTGAAAATTCTTTCGACACCAATTCCGTATGAATCTTTTCTTACTCTAATTGATTTATTAATTCCTTCACCATAAGCGGCAATAACTAGACCTTCGAATACTTGAATTCTTTCTTTATTGCCTTCTCTAATTCTGACATGGACTCTAACATTATAACCTTCTCTAATTTGAGGAAGGTCATTTCTAATTTGATCTTTTTCCACTAATTCTAATAATTTAGCTCTCATGTTTTTTCCTTTCTATAATATCTTTACGATTTTTTAAAGTTTTTAAATAAGCATTTTCTTCTCTTCATTTTTTTATTAAAGCGTGGTTTCCACTAAGAAGTACTTTTGGAACTTCCAGACCTTTATACACGGCTGGTTTTGTGTACTGCGGATAGTCTAGTAAACCATCTTCCCCTTCAAAACTCTCATTTTCATGACTTGATTTACGCAATACGCCAGGAACCAAACGCGCCACAGCTTCGGCAATTACCATGGCTGGAATTTCACCGCCAGTTAATACATAATCACCAATTGAAAGTTCTTCATCAACAAAATTCAATACTCTTTCATCAAAACCTTCATATCTTCCACATACTAATGTAATTTCTTGATATTTTGATAGATCATGAGCTTTTTGTTGATTAAACACTTTTCCTTGTGGACTTAGCAGGATTTTATAAGCATTAGGATTTTGTTGGAGCGCTAAATCAATCGGTTCAACTTGTAAAAGCATTCCATCTCCTCCACCATAAACAGTATCATCAACTTTGCCATGTTTATCTTTCGAAAACATTCTAAAGTCAATAATATTAATTTCGATGTGACCTAATTTTATTGCTTTTGCGATAATACTTTCATTTAAAAATGCTTCAAAGTATTTTGGGAATAATGTTAAAATGTTTATTTTCATATTCAAATTAAATTATTTTTTTGATAAATAATTAGCGTAAAAATTATCTTGTTTTAGTAATGTTTTAACAGTATCAGTTGGTTTTGCACCTTCTGATAGATATTTAGCAATTAATTCTTTTTTTAGATTTAAATCTTTTTTATGAGGGTCATAGTATCCCAATTCTTCGATGAATTTTCCATCACGTGAACTTCTTGCATCAGCAGCAACAATTTTATATGTTGCATAGAATTTTTTTCCAGTTCTTTTTAATCTTAATTTAACCATAATATTTCCTTTCTAAAAGTTTTAGCAATTTAATGACGAGATTATTTTACCACATATTTTTAATGTTAAGTAAAATTACTTGACACTTTAAAAAAAATTTGGATCTTTGCTAAAAATTAATATTATTTTATTTTAAGAAATATGTTATAAAATATAAGTATGAAAAATATAGATATATTAAAGAATAAACTAGAATATGCATATTCGCCATATTCAAATGTAAAAGTTGCTGCCTTAGCTGTAACTGAAGATAACCAAGAATATTATGGAGTTAATTGTGAGAATCCAGCATTCCCAAGCGGACTATGTGCTGAAAGATCAGCACTATTTGGCTCTGTTGCTTACGGTGCAAAAGTAGGCTCATTTAAAGAAATTCACATAATTAGTAATTTAAATCACGTTTTATTTCCATGTGGTTCTTGTTTACAAGTTATTGCACAATTTTTAAAACCTGATGGAATTGTTTATTTATATGACAACGATTTAAAAGATAAAAGAAAATATACATTAAAAGACGTTTTTCCAAATGCGATTGTAGAAAGTAGTATTGTAAATCACTAAAATTTATATTCTACTTTAGGTGAAGAGGTAATTAATAATGGCAGAACAACATGTATGCGATATGAAGCATATAAAAACTCATGGCAAAGATTTTGCTGACGAAATTAAATATTATTTAAATAAATATTCAATTTCGCAAAAAGAGTTAGCTCTAAGATTAGGTCTAAGTATTAAGCACATTAATTCAATATTACAAAACAACGTTATTGATGTGAGTGTATCCGTATTAGAAGCACTAGAATATGTATTTCGACTTGAAACTGGAACATTGACAGAAGTTTACCATGTATATTCTAATTTTAGAAATGCCTATACATTAGAAAATATTGAAAAAACATTAACTGAATTTGGAGTTAACTTTTTAATTGAACATCCTGAACTAGCGATAGCTGCTAATATAAGCATATATGAATCTACTCCAGCACACATTAAGTTAATGATGATTAAACGCTTTTATGGAGTGTCTAAATTATCATACTACAATGATTATTTGAGAGAGCATGTTTTAGCTGATGAATCGCATTATAAAAATCCAAACACCAAAATTTGGATAAGATTTTGTGAATTACTAGCTCTATCAAATAATAAAATTGAAAATTTTGGATCATTTAGAAAATTGATGTTTCAAACTAGCTTTAGGAAAATTTTAAAAATAATTATCAACACGAATTTAACATTCGAGCAAAAGATTGCTATGATTAAAGATTCTTTAGTTGTAAAGGGAATTGTTTTAGTGACAATGCCATTTATAGAAAATAGTTTAATAAATGCTATTACTTTAAAA
The sequence above is a segment of the [Mycoplasma] phocae genome. Coding sequences within it:
- a CDS encoding triose-phosphate isomerase; translated protein: MNKVKYLIGNLKMNLTYLESKGYLEKISEGYDNLVVNPNVKLGMAFSHDAISLATKYPDRKFWLGTQNIAHKIKGALTGEVSIKSVEELGLDFVLIGHSERRCLFNENNELINEKLALLAKTKIKAILCIGENYEEFIGGKTEDVIKNQLEIALKNIDIFDNLLISYEPVYCIGNGIIPKNEHIQKIVNLIQKLTNKNIPILYGGSVCKTNISEMAKIKNLSGFLVGTSAINPDDFIELSKIL
- a CDS encoding DegV family protein, whose amino-acid sequence is MKIKIIIDSSAGLSKKEANDFGWDMLPMQSEIDKKIYQNGVDMNVDEFEKIWDNNKKVETLTYATPPGISENTVNKYLNDYDKIIIYGISTELSSQVPNITQLFKDNKKVHVVQSKKISYLIVRDLLLFEESIKNGESLENAMKIFDQPHERLLLIPKYNDALVKGGRLSKTAAAIAKLLKIVPIIKLENGILEKDSIGRVFLKSIEKQIKDMADKINKNDPEMHLIFIHANSSDLDYLVKISKEIVGNKVKLMSIKTSLDIAIHAGIGAVCITIAKIKSSIQDKFYQIGKLH
- the tyrS gene encoding tyrosine--tRNA ligase gives rise to the protein MEKNVLIDLKKRKVFNNISSEEKFYKLTNNVGVYSGFDPTAESLHLGNYIQIVSLLRFKKYGFQPIAILGGITGMIGDPSFRNSERKFLDNLTLEKNKIAIKKQLESFELKVIDNYEFYQNWTLIDFLRKIGKLINVNYLLEKDSIATRLSSGLTFTEFSYQLIQGWDFKTLFEKNNVKIQLGGSDQWGNITTGLEMIRKLYGENADALAITTNLLVDENGVKFGKSTGGGSLWLNKDMTSPYAIYQFLLNQSDVKIEEYLKWLTFLDIDKIDEIIANHNLDRKQRIAQKTLAYEVVKDIHSRNIANHCIKISEALFSKHATLNLEDIEMLLGFLKVYELPSHQEKFIDFIKSSGISLSNREIREFIAKKSYELDGKIIEDENSIIEFNKYNQKYALLKKGKKEFIILKNSLIK
- the rplS gene encoding 50S ribosomal protein L19 is translated as MRAKLLELVEKDQIRNDLPQIREGYNVRVHVRIREGNKERIQVFEGLVIAAYGEGINKSIRVRKDSYGIGVERIFKINSPLVSNIEVIRRNKVRRAKLYYMRDLKGKSARLKEIKKTK
- the trmD gene encoding tRNA (guanosine(37)-N1)-methyltransferase TrmD, with translation MKINILTLFPKYFEAFLNESIIAKAIKLGHIEINIIDFRMFSKDKHGKVDDTVYGGGDGMLLQVEPIDLALQQNPNAYKILLSPQGKVFNQQKAHDLSKYQEITLVCGRYEGFDERVLNFVDEELSIGDYVLTGGEIPAMVIAEAVARLVPGVLRKSSHENESFEGEDGLLDYPQYTKPAVYKGLEVPKVLLSGNHALIKKWREENAYLKTLKNRKDIIERKKHES
- the rpsP gene encoding 30S ribosomal protein S16; this translates as MVKLRLKRTGKKFYATYKIVAADARSSRDGKFIEELGYYDPHKKDLNLKKELIAKYLSEGAKPTDTVKTLLKQDNFYANYLSKK
- a CDS encoding cytidine deaminase, which produces MKNIDILKNKLEYAYSPYSNVKVAALAVTEDNQEYYGVNCENPAFPSGLCAERSALFGSVAYGAKVGSFKEIHIISNLNHVLFPCGSCLQVIAQFLKPDGIVYLYDNDLKDKRKYTLKDVFPNAIVESSIVNH
- a CDS encoding helix-turn-helix domain-containing protein, with amino-acid sequence MAEQHVCDMKHIKTHGKDFADEIKYYLNKYSISQKELALRLGLSIKHINSILQNNVIDVSVSVLEALEYVFRLETGTLTEVYHVYSNFRNAYTLENIEKTLTEFGVNFLIEHPELAIAANISIYESTPAHIKLMMIKRFYGVSKLSYYNDYLREHVLADESHYKNPNTKIWIRFCELLALSNNKIENFGSFRKLMFQTSFRKILKIIINTNLTFEQKIAMIKDSLVVKGIVLVTMPFIENSLINAITLKKGSRRYIFLSDMFHSEAYIFYSLLHETVHCYFPNYDENQIDERLSKEYESFIKSKKNVYHNVIGEAIKAQNDFIKAKKENTNVDISTFWIPLQDKYQYVAFEELNVTEDIKNSEKDEGEVRIIPWPE